The following are from one region of the Bactrocera oleae isolate idBacOlea1 chromosome 6, idBacOlea1, whole genome shotgun sequence genome:
- the LOC106625769 gene encoding motile sperm domain-containing protein 2 yields MPVKVQTPTKSQIDELRNLFNEKYEQSPPAVPFHHIDLERIRNGDMWLTRFLEMYDLDMQISMVKLWDTCIWRQEYGTNELNENNLVKEYLHDGVVFARNKDLDGKTLLIFRTKLHVKGTKNMDEVIRVVVYWIERIQRETDMDKMTIFFDMAGTGVSSMDMDFVKRIIETFKMYYPNALNYILIFEMAWVLNAAFKIIKGFLPAKALEILKMISKKDINQYIDKANCLASWGGNDLYEFKFVPEKLSRPTTLTVITNGAPPSEPISPDSPNDKKVHFANNNRMYAGAEMPECERGYQTLDPMSTMLRISPNDNIYFNRGENSESIIELTCIGKQAITYKIQTTSPEKFRVRPRCGYLAPSETVSVNIMLKQDYHLGESPKDKFLVMCMPAPVGIEPSQQSMSEAWKMKPQNGNDVEQHRLTCNYRSSASAASTPGTCACGKTTMFNGGPDEGFASTKSTNTSDLSTQAKLLESQLRFTQILQCITLVFLLGLCVAVVYLLKTQLNHLPGCIGDEECSASANCQSRNL; encoded by the exons taCCCTTCCATCACATCGATCTCGAACGTATACGCAATGGAGATATGTGGCTAACACGTTTCCTCGAAATGTACGATTTGGACATGCAGATATCAATGGTTAAGCTTTGGGACACTTGTATATGGCGACAAGAGTATGGCACAAATGAACTAAACGAAAATAATTTGGTTAAGGAATATTTACACGACGGAGTTGTATTTGCACGTAATAAAGACTTGGATGGCAAGACATTGCTCATATTCCGAACCAAGCTACACGTGAAGGGCACCAAGAATATGGACGAAGTAATTCGCGTGGTAGTTTATTGGATCGAGCGAATCCAACGCGAAACAGATATGGATAAAATGACGATTTTCTTCGATATGGCCGGCACCGGCGTGTCCAGCATGGATATGGACTTTGTAAAACGCATCATCGAGACTTTCAAAATGTATTATCCGAATGCACTGAATTACATATTGATTTTCGAAATGGCATGGGTGCTGAATG CGGCTTTCAAAATCATAAAGGGTTTTCTGCCTGCCAAAGCGCTGGAAATACTCAAAATGATATCGAAGAAGGACATAAATCAGTATATCGACAAAGCCAATTGCCTTGCCAGTTGGGGTGGCAATGACCTGTACGAATTCAAATTTGTGCCAGAAAAGTTGAGCAGACCTACTACACTGACTGTGATAACTAATGGAGCGCCGCCAAGCGAGCCAATTAGCCCTGATTCGCCGAATGATAAGAAG GTACACTTTGCCAACAACAACCGGATGTACGCGGGAGCTGAAATGCCGGAATGTGAGCGAGGCTATCAAACCTTGGACCCAATGA GCACAATGCTTAGAATTTCACCAAACGATAATATATACTTCAATCGGGGCGAAAATAGCGAGAGCATAATAGAACTCACATGCATCGGAAAACAGGCTATAACTTATAAG ATTCAAACAACTTCGCCAGAAAAATTTCGAGTGCGTCCACGCTGTGGCTATTTAGCACCGTCTGAGACAGTTTCGGTGAACATTATGTTGAAGCAGGACTATCATTTGGGTGAGTCGCCGAAGGATAAATTTCTCGTGATGTGTATGCCAGCACCTGTGGGTATAGAGCCATCACAGCAAAGTATGAGTGAAGCTTGGAAAATGAAACCTCAAAATGGCAATGATGTGGAGCAACATCGCTTAACCTGCAACTACAGAAGCAGTGCAAGTGCAGCAAGTACACCCGGTACTTGCGCCTGTGGAAAAACTACAATGTTCAACGGTGGTCCGGATGAGGGTTTTGCATCCACGAAGAGTACCAACACTTCGGAT CTGTCAACACAAGCTAAACTCCTGGAAAGCCAATTGAGATTTACACAAATTCTACAATGTATTACGCTCGTATTTTTACTGGGACTCTGTGTCGCGGTCGTTTATCTACTAAAGACGCAACTAAATCATCTGCCCGGCTGCATCGGTGATGAGGAATGCAGTGCTTCGGCCAATTGTCAAAGCCGAAAtctataa
- the LOC138857910 gene encoding uncharacterized protein encodes MDYDEAVFDKGGVAGGGYLLGLIAFARKFARIIITISMLFCIIFISFYCCSESRTTITALAPPMTPPATTIEVHMRTQAQAHRSWPTN; translated from the coding sequence ATGGATTACGACGAAGCTGTTTTTGATAAGGGCGGTGTGGCTGGTGGTGGCTACCTGCTTGGTCTAATCGCATTTGCACGTAAATTCGCGCGTATCATAATTACAATTTCGATGCTCTTCTGTATTATATTCATCTCGTTCTATTGCTGCTCCGAATCGAGGACAACAATTACCGCTTTAGCGCCACCAATGACACCTCCAGCAACAACCATTGAGGTACATATGAGGACACAAGCGCAAGCACACAGAAGTTGGCCAACAAATTGA
- the Rcc1 gene encoding regulator of chromosome condensation has protein sequence MPRIAVRRKASTPIGNNNNEELDAPKRKLQRTVYQLPLPERPHVVGRALVCGQGDMGQLGLGDDESKFERKRPALVDSVENVVDVRAGGMHNLLLTQEGTVYSFGCNDEGALGRDSSEDGSEFEPHPVELPGKVLKISTGDSHSASLLEDGRVFAWGSFRDSHGNMGLTLEGNKRLPINVLPGMVCCDIASGADHLVILTCSGKVFTVGCAEQGQLGRVSLRSATGESRRGKTELLCPGEVVIKRGKPVEAIWATNYCTFLRESQTSKIWAFGLNNYKQLAYAKDLATILNPVDTKFENVKQIAGGQHHTLVLKNDGSCYSIGRSDYGRLGLGTLNGDITELQPIKGLSDKFVVCVSCGEAQSFALTDDGKLYSWGMGSNYQLGTGSDDDALEPVQIISKQTEGKRIIRVSSGGQHSIFLVENEVQPAKTDKIGKATVTKKASAVAANKEKETKHKAITEEQQPADSSEDVATNGDTKMEETDGESTKEVEQKETAETGKGAAKRGRKKK, from the exons ATGCCGCGAATCGCAGTACGTAGAAAGGCCTCGACACCAAtcggcaacaataacaatgaagaATTAGATGCTCCGAAACGTAAACTACAGCGTACCGTTTACCAATTGCCATTACCCGAGAGACCACACGTGGTGGGACGTGCTTTGGTATGTGGACAAGGAGATATGGGCCAGTTGGGCCTAGGGGATGATGAGTCGAAATTCGAGCGTAAAAGACCGGCTCTGGTGGATTCTGTAGAaaatgttgttgatgttagagcTGGTGGCATGCATAATCTTCTATTGACACAGGAGGGCACTGTTTACTCTTTCGGTTGTAATGACGAAGGTGCATTGGGACGTGATAGCAGTGAAGATGGTTCAGAATTTGAACCGCATCCAGTTGAACTACCAggaaaagtgctaaaaatatcaaCGGGTGATTCACATTCGGCCAGCTTGTTGGAAGATGGTCGTGTATTTGCATGGGGTTCTTTTCGCGATTCGCATGGAAATATGGGTCTGACATTGGAAGGAAATAAAAGGCTGCCAATCAATGTTTTACCTGGAATGGTATGCTGCGACATTGCATCCGGCGCAGATCATTTAGTTATACTTACATGCAGCGGCAAAGTATTCACCGTAGGCTGTGCTGAACAAGGTCAATTGGGACGCGTGTCTTTGCGGTCGGCGACTGGAGAAA gtcGTCGTGGCAAAACCGAGCTGCTTTGTCCAGGTGAAGTCGTAATAAAACGTGGTAAACCTGTCGAAGCTATTTGGGCCACGAATTACTGTACATTTTTGCGCGAGTCACAGACCTCTAAAATTTGGGCTTTCGGCCTGAACAATTACAAGCAGCTGGCCTATGCCAAAGATCTTGCAACTATTTTAAATCCAGTAGATACAAAATTCGAGAACGTTAAACAAATTGCCGGTGGACAGCATCACACATTAGTACTTAAAAATGATGGCTCCTGCTATTCTATTGGACGCAGTGACTACGGTCGACTTGGACTGGGAACCTTAAATGGTGATATCACAGAATTACAACCAATCAAAGGATTGTCCGATAAGTTCGTAGTTTGTGTGTCTTGTGGTGAAGCGCAATCATTTGCGTTAACCGATGACGGTAAACTCTATTCATGGGGCATGGGTTCTAATTACCAATTGGGTACGGGGTCTGATGACGACGCATTGGAGCCCGTACAAATCATTAGTAAACAAACTGAAGGCAAACGTATTATACGTGTCTCCAGTGGAGGGCAACACAGTATATTTTTGGTTGAAAACGAAGTACAGCCAGCTAAAACGGATAAAATTGGCAAAGCAACAGTTACCAAGAAAGCATCAGCAGTAGCAGCTAATAAAGAGAAAGAAACTAAACACAAAGCTATCACAGAGGAACAGCAACCAGCAGATTCTAGCGAAGATGTAGCAACAAATGGCGACACAAAAATGGAGGAAACCGACGGCGAAAGTACTAAGGAGGTGGAGCAAAAGGAGACTGCTGAAACTGGGAAAGGTGCTGCTAAGCGTGGACGTAAAAAGAAATAA
- the CTCF gene encoding transcriptional repressor CTCF isoform X1: protein MSATIDEDSDGQDLDTIIHSINKEIEEVTLCLTDGLGGDDDEESVKLSQDDIKGDVDKQYYLDEGGNLFLTLTSSKSDDMPSGTKRKAKPLLGVQAKRKAGKSSTTVSGATNTGKEKYMVYIPAEDIKTENEQTVEDPAAIDEIYEFDELEEQSGSQEEEGEQFSLLKVFPVKNKESAGGTVQYSCPHCDYQADKRFLLSRHMKRHSDDRPFICSVCDRGFKTNHTLQNHINVHLGRRPHACLSCESRFTTPGDLARHVRYKHTHEKRHKCTECDYATVEMSKLQRHMRAHTGERPYQCPHCTYASPDSFKLKRHLRTHTGEKPYECDICKSRFTQSNSLKSHKLIHSVDDKPVFQCALCPTTCSRKSDLRIHVKKLHYSDHPIPCTRCGKELPDRYSYKMHVKTHEGERCYSCDQCNYKSISMRNLEMHKQIHSDVKPFKCDQCGQTFRQKQLLGRHTNLYHNENYTPPPKLKKTHTCPYCKRAFAHKGNLVRHMKLHDAADKESKTDRMSKLGDDNLFDIVDPYMTDENDEENDEENDDENDDDATNDENFEVFGVIEEMEESENDFTIETVEPTTSKAHIQNKSTTAATMAKGKGKGKNIELKVESIRNEDENSAEDDVSGLPNYMVVKVLETDDELDDEDGDCVILTNLDNIKDEKADTQSKLNMNECFGFEEDSNNDDIEESVLLDIVEEN, encoded by the exons ATGTCTGCAACAATAGATGAAGATTCAGATGGACAAGATTTGGATACCATCATACACTCGATAAATAAGGAAATTGAGGAAGTAACGCTTTGCTTAACCGATGGCTTAGGTGGTGATGATGATGAGGAGTCAGTGAAACTTTCTCAAGATGATATTAAAGGTGATGTAGATAAGCAATACTACTTGGATGAAGGCggaaatttgtttttaactttAACGTCAAGCAAGTCGGATGATATGCCGAGCGGCACTAAAAGAAAAGCAAAGCCGTTACTGGGAGTTCAAGCAAAGCGAAAGG caGGTAAAAGCAGTACTACTGTGAGCGGTGCAACGAATACTGGCAAAGAAAAGTATATGGTTTATATTCCGGCTGAAGACATTAAAACAGAAAATGAGCAAACTGTTGAGGATCCAGCTGCGATTGATGAAATCTATGAATTCGATGAACTGGAGGAGCAAAGTGGATCTCAAGAGGAAGAAGGTGAACAGTTCTCTCTATTAAAAGTGTTTCcggtaaaaaataaagaatccGCTGGCGGTACAGTACAATATTCATGTCCTCATTGCGATTATCAAGCCGATAAGAGATTTTTGTTATCCCGACATATGAAGCGGCATTCTGACGATCGTCCGTTCATTTGTTCCGTATGCGATCGCGGTTTCAAAACGAATCATACCTTACAAAATCATATTAACGTACATCTTGGTAGGAGACCACATGCTTGCTTGTCATGCGAAAGTCGTTTTACGACACCTGGAGATTTGGCGAGACATGTACGCTATAAACACACGCATGAGAAACGTCACAAGTGCACCGAATGCGACTACGCTACAGTTGAGATGAGTAAGCTGCAGCGGCACATGCGCGCTCACACAGGCGAACGCCCATATCAGTGCCCACATTGCACTTACGCTTCACCGGATAGCTTTAAATTAAAACGACATTTGCGCACACATACTGGTGAAAAACCGTATGAGTGTGATATTTGTAAATCGCGCTTTACGCAATCAAACTCATTGAAGTCGCACAAACTCATACACAGTGTGGATGACAAACCAGTCTTTCAATGTGCGTTATGTCCAACGACTTGCAGCCGCAAATCGGATCTGCGGATACACGTTAAAAAGCTGCATTATTCAGATCATCCCATACCATGCACCAGATGCGGCAAAGAATTGCCCGATCGTTATAGCTATAAGATGCATGTAAAAACGCACGAAGGAGAGCGCTGTTATAG TTGCGATCAGTGTAATTACAAATCGATTTCCATGCGTAATCTGGAGATGCACAAGCAAATCCACAGCGATGTCAAGCCATTTAAGTGTGATCAATGCGGACAAACGTTCCGACAGAAGCAACTACTCGGTCGTCATACAAATCTTTatcataatgaaaattatacaccGCCACCAAAGCTCAAAAAGACACATACTTGCCCATATTGTAAAAGAGCATTTGCGCACAAAGGCAATTTGGTGCGACACATGAAATTGCATGACGCAGCAGATAAAGAATCGAAAACCGATAGGATGAGCAAACTCGGCGACGATAATTTATTCGATATAGTAGATCCATATATGACCGACGAGAACGACGAAGAGAATGACGAAGAAAATGACGACGAGAACGACGATGATGCGACTAATGATGAAAATTTCGAGGTATTTGGTGTTATAGAAGAGATGGAAGAAAGTGAAAACGATTTCACTATCGAAACGGTTGAACCGACCACTAGTAAAGCGCACATACAGAACAAAAGTACAACAGCGGCAACGATGGCTAAAGGCAAAggcaaaggaaaaaatatagaaCTTAAAGTAGAGAGTATCAGAAATGAGGATGAGAACAGTGCAGAGGATGATGTGAGTGGTTTGCCTAACTATATGGTGGTGAAAGTTCTAGAAACTGACGATGAGTTGGATGACGAGGACGGTGATTGTGTTATTTTAACGAATTTAGACAACATTAAAG atgaGAAAGCTGATACTCAATCCAAACTAAATATGAATGAATGCTTCGGTTTCGAA gaGGACTCTAATAATGATGATATAGAGGAGTCAGTATTGCTTGACATCGTCGAAGAAAATTAA
- the CTCF gene encoding transcriptional repressor CTCF isoform X2, translating to MSATIDEDSDGQDLDTIIHSINKEIEEVTLCLTDGLGGDDDEESVKLSQDDIKGDVDKQYYLDEGGNLFLTLTSSKSDDMPSGTKRKAKPLLGVQAKRKGKSSTTVSGATNTGKEKYMVYIPAEDIKTENEQTVEDPAAIDEIYEFDELEEQSGSQEEEGEQFSLLKVFPVKNKESAGGTVQYSCPHCDYQADKRFLLSRHMKRHSDDRPFICSVCDRGFKTNHTLQNHINVHLGRRPHACLSCESRFTTPGDLARHVRYKHTHEKRHKCTECDYATVEMSKLQRHMRAHTGERPYQCPHCTYASPDSFKLKRHLRTHTGEKPYECDICKSRFTQSNSLKSHKLIHSVDDKPVFQCALCPTTCSRKSDLRIHVKKLHYSDHPIPCTRCGKELPDRYSYKMHVKTHEGERCYSCDQCNYKSISMRNLEMHKQIHSDVKPFKCDQCGQTFRQKQLLGRHTNLYHNENYTPPPKLKKTHTCPYCKRAFAHKGNLVRHMKLHDAADKESKTDRMSKLGDDNLFDIVDPYMTDENDEENDEENDDENDDDATNDENFEVFGVIEEMEESENDFTIETVEPTTSKAHIQNKSTTAATMAKGKGKGKNIELKVESIRNEDENSAEDDVSGLPNYMVVKVLETDDELDDEDGDCVILTNLDNIKDEKADTQSKLNMNECFGFEEDSNNDDIEESVLLDIVEEN from the exons ATGTCTGCAACAATAGATGAAGATTCAGATGGACAAGATTTGGATACCATCATACACTCGATAAATAAGGAAATTGAGGAAGTAACGCTTTGCTTAACCGATGGCTTAGGTGGTGATGATGATGAGGAGTCAGTGAAACTTTCTCAAGATGATATTAAAGGTGATGTAGATAAGCAATACTACTTGGATGAAGGCggaaatttgtttttaactttAACGTCAAGCAAGTCGGATGATATGCCGAGCGGCACTAAAAGAAAAGCAAAGCCGTTACTGGGAGTTCAAGCAAAGCGAAAGG GTAAAAGCAGTACTACTGTGAGCGGTGCAACGAATACTGGCAAAGAAAAGTATATGGTTTATATTCCGGCTGAAGACATTAAAACAGAAAATGAGCAAACTGTTGAGGATCCAGCTGCGATTGATGAAATCTATGAATTCGATGAACTGGAGGAGCAAAGTGGATCTCAAGAGGAAGAAGGTGAACAGTTCTCTCTATTAAAAGTGTTTCcggtaaaaaataaagaatccGCTGGCGGTACAGTACAATATTCATGTCCTCATTGCGATTATCAAGCCGATAAGAGATTTTTGTTATCCCGACATATGAAGCGGCATTCTGACGATCGTCCGTTCATTTGTTCCGTATGCGATCGCGGTTTCAAAACGAATCATACCTTACAAAATCATATTAACGTACATCTTGGTAGGAGACCACATGCTTGCTTGTCATGCGAAAGTCGTTTTACGACACCTGGAGATTTGGCGAGACATGTACGCTATAAACACACGCATGAGAAACGTCACAAGTGCACCGAATGCGACTACGCTACAGTTGAGATGAGTAAGCTGCAGCGGCACATGCGCGCTCACACAGGCGAACGCCCATATCAGTGCCCACATTGCACTTACGCTTCACCGGATAGCTTTAAATTAAAACGACATTTGCGCACACATACTGGTGAAAAACCGTATGAGTGTGATATTTGTAAATCGCGCTTTACGCAATCAAACTCATTGAAGTCGCACAAACTCATACACAGTGTGGATGACAAACCAGTCTTTCAATGTGCGTTATGTCCAACGACTTGCAGCCGCAAATCGGATCTGCGGATACACGTTAAAAAGCTGCATTATTCAGATCATCCCATACCATGCACCAGATGCGGCAAAGAATTGCCCGATCGTTATAGCTATAAGATGCATGTAAAAACGCACGAAGGAGAGCGCTGTTATAG TTGCGATCAGTGTAATTACAAATCGATTTCCATGCGTAATCTGGAGATGCACAAGCAAATCCACAGCGATGTCAAGCCATTTAAGTGTGATCAATGCGGACAAACGTTCCGACAGAAGCAACTACTCGGTCGTCATACAAATCTTTatcataatgaaaattatacaccGCCACCAAAGCTCAAAAAGACACATACTTGCCCATATTGTAAAAGAGCATTTGCGCACAAAGGCAATTTGGTGCGACACATGAAATTGCATGACGCAGCAGATAAAGAATCGAAAACCGATAGGATGAGCAAACTCGGCGACGATAATTTATTCGATATAGTAGATCCATATATGACCGACGAGAACGACGAAGAGAATGACGAAGAAAATGACGACGAGAACGACGATGATGCGACTAATGATGAAAATTTCGAGGTATTTGGTGTTATAGAAGAGATGGAAGAAAGTGAAAACGATTTCACTATCGAAACGGTTGAACCGACCACTAGTAAAGCGCACATACAGAACAAAAGTACAACAGCGGCAACGATGGCTAAAGGCAAAggcaaaggaaaaaatatagaaCTTAAAGTAGAGAGTATCAGAAATGAGGATGAGAACAGTGCAGAGGATGATGTGAGTGGTTTGCCTAACTATATGGTGGTGAAAGTTCTAGAAACTGACGATGAGTTGGATGACGAGGACGGTGATTGTGTTATTTTAACGAATTTAGACAACATTAAAG atgaGAAAGCTGATACTCAATCCAAACTAAATATGAATGAATGCTTCGGTTTCGAA gaGGACTCTAATAATGATGATATAGAGGAGTCAGTATTGCTTGACATCGTCGAAGAAAATTAA